From the Helianthus annuus cultivar XRQ/B chromosome 17, HanXRQr2.0-SUNRISE, whole genome shotgun sequence genome, the window GCTCATCAAGCCTTAGTGTAATAGTAGTTCTTATTAATGTTTAATATCATTTACCCCTTGTTTAAAGTTGTCTAGTAAACGAGCCTAACCGAGCTTATTTTACCTTGTTACGAACCGAgcccgaacctaaaaataagcttgtttagtaaacgagcccaacccgagcttcacttatcgagctcgcgagcctaaacgagtctgttatttatattttttatttaatatgttaattaatagattataaacgagccgagctcgagccttgaaaacaaagctcgaaccGAGCCAAGCTCAAGCCCTCATAAGTTAATCAAGCTCGGGCTTGGCTTGTTTGCACCCCTAATTTCAACCCATTTACTAGACCCGCCTATTTGTTATCACTAATTATTAACAACAGCAACGAGTAACCCTAGTCAACAGAGTTATGAGATAATCTTACAACAGCAACCCAAAGATCGAGTGACTTTCTGATATTAGGGTGCAAAGCGTAGACACCTTCAATAATCACCTGCGTAAGTAACAACATTAGTTACGAACATATATACGCATTAATTATTAATCAATACATATAGTAATCACTATATAGTATATAGTTATATACCACTCCACAATCTTCATcaacttcaagttctttaaatCCACTTCGAGCACCGCTCTCCAAATCGAATACAGGTACTTTTGTTTTTCGACCTCTTCTGATATCACCAATATTCTAAAATAAATACACCGTCAGTATTTCAAGAtttcattatttttttaattcattgAAATTGAGTGACAAGATTCTAATGCAAAATAAAGAGTCAAATAGTCAATCTTTCTTTACCTTTGTGAGTAAAGCTAGATCAAACGATCGAAAATCGTCATACTTAAAATCCTTTAGCTGCTCAGACTTATAATAGCTTTCGAGTGAAATAACTTCACAACCAACGATACTTGCCATTTTACGTGCCAAACTAGTTTTTCCAGACCCACTTGGACctcctataataataataataccataTCGTGTTAAAATAGTAACTGCATCAATAAACATATATCATATAtataggcctgtaaacgaactgaaTGTTCATGAACTGTccgtgaacttgttcggcgggaagtttgtttCTTTAATAAAATAAACGAAAATGAACACAACTTTTTGTTCATttagttaaatgaatgaacatgaacacacattttgtttgttcatttatgtacGTTTATTTACATTTGCTTATGTTAGTTTCAATGTAAATACATAAGTAatcatatttatataaatattaaacataaaagaagctttctaactacttatataaatataactaattggtaattgggctttctagtaataaaaatgAGTTTTCCAATGAAATTTATCATATTTaatcactaatttatataaaaaaaaatactttgtgttcatttatgtttagtcaatcatgttaatttatgttaatcatgttaatctctaacacacacacacacacacacacacatatatatatatagagagagagagagagataccgATCCCGACGATCACTGGCAGCCCCTTGTGCTCTAACAAAGCCTGaaaaataaacattttttttattttaaagctTCCATAAGATATTCCCGTCCAAAATTTTATAAGGCTGACCTGTGTCGCTTGAACGGCAAGAAGCAGTCCTCTATCAAGATCAAAAGAATCGGGCATTGGGGCAAGCTGCAGAGTATCCCTAAAAGAAGAAGGATCTGCATATGCAAGATGAGACGTAACAATACATATGTGTACACATATTACATTTAAGAAAACATACtttatttacttattatttactaaagagttaattactgttttcgtccccgtggtttgtcaaaaatcactatttcagtccattagtttaaaaattgcgatttcagtccctgtggtttcactttcgtaaacatttcagtccacctcgtaaccatttcagtccttgtacttaacagaataatggattgaaatgattatgaaagtgaaaccacagggactgaaatggttacgaaagtgaaaacacaaggactaaaatcgcaattttaaactaatggactgaaatagtgatttttgacaaaccacagggacgaaaacagtaattaactctttactAAAAGATACATATACTTATTTACTAAAAGATACATACCATCAACAACTGAGCCGTCTGATGATATGAACCGCCATGGGGCTAAGACAGGGTCCATTTTCGACTTGGTCGGTGATCGGGTCCACGGTTGAGTTATATCGTCGTCCCGGTTCACGAGATCAGGTCGTATCCGAAGAGGTTTCGGTGCAACAATTGGGGGTTCTCTGTTTATTCCTGACGGTCTGGTGGCCATAGGCGGAGGTGTATTAAGGCGGGGAACACCTGtgattaaaataaattaatttaaaacAACATAGTAGATGACTAGATTAACATCATCTATATAGTATAAATTAATAACTTTTTGTGCATAGAGGTGTTGTACCTAATgctttggggggttttcaaaAAACATGATTTTTCACATTTAACCCAAAAGTGTTtgataaattacttttaatccaaaactatttgttttttttacttttaacccaaaacttttcatcatttgcaatttaacctcacaacatTTTTACTTTCAGCTTTGGTcccctatacttttcatctttcgcaatttttttgttttacgtttcgcTCTAAATTTTGCGACTTAACACGGCGCAACATGCGTGTGTGGTTAAATCGTTTTTACGTTTCATAAAATGCTTCGTGACACGGCGCAACGTGCTTGTGTGGTTCAGCGTTTTTACGTCGtctttttttcccgtttgataggttcGTCGCAATGTGCGGGTCCTGGATCgacttaattattattttctatgttttatgtttcggtctaatttcttcacattaacacgccacaacttcagtgttggtggtcgctaagttaaaaaaataataataataataatacttacCTTGGCTGTCAAGAATCATTTCAAGATATGATTTAGTGATCCAAGGGCCGGTGATTCCGAGTCTTGATGCCTCTGCTTCGACCAtctaataaaaagaaaatagattatgcgtgcatgctaacagtgttgaaagacaaaaatacccttgaTACAAAAACATACCTTTCTATCTCTGCCCCTGAGAACTATGTAAGTTTCAGAAAGAGTGTCTATGGTCTCTAGGGATATTGAAAGATCTCCATAAACAATCGCTTTAGATGCCCGTTTATAACTGACAACAACGTTGTACCCCAAAGCCAGCAAACCACCAAGGGTCATTCTTCCAACCTGTTAAAATTTAattgagaaactggatttttaaaaaaaaaaaaaaaaaagaacctgctagggctgcaaacgaaccaccgttcggcgggaagttcgtttgtgttagTTCGTTTAAGAAACACGAAAaagaaattttgttcgtttagttaaatgaacgaacatgaacagaggccgtgTTCCTTCATTTATGTCCGTGAATGTTCGGTAGCATGTTCGTTTGTGTGTGTTCGATAGTTcgttaatttttaaatttttatatttatttagatACCTCAAAATTATGACAAATAAAGTATTTAATAAGTATCAGTGTTATATATTCTATTCATGGATGCTTGTATGTGTTCGTTTGCTTTCATTTGTGTTCATTAACAttagtttgtgtttgtttgtgttcatgaacgttcattTGCATTCGTTACCAAAagttaacaaacgaacatgaacaagttcAATCCCTAACGAACACGAACAGataatctcgttcggtaagtgttcgtgaacacatatatttccttaacaaacgaacacgaacaaggtcttgttcctgtttgttcggttcgtttgcagccctagaaCTAGCAATATAACTATGTTTACCTCAAACTCAGCTTTTGGCCTAATAATGAAATTTTTGTCGACAATTCTTTGATCACCGAGTGAAAGATAGTATCGGATGCCGCTCTGGCGAACCTTAATCCAGTCATTAACACGCGCCTCTTCACTTGCAGACGGAGGCCTTAAGTACATCTCGATAAAACTGAAAATCGTATTTGTTGACGTTTTAACAAAATccaaaacatataaaaaaaaaagtataactAGTTGATGACTGACTTATCGATCTGTGCTTCCTTCTTTGGAAAAGAGTATGCTGATTGTTCACTTTCTGACTGATACAACAGTTGACTTATTAAAACGGTCAACCAATGAAATcaacaaaacaaacaataaaGAAATAGGCAGACCTCGGTTTTACATTTGAGTTTGTAAATTGAATCTCGAAACGATGCACCAAAACTGTTGTTAATTCTAATCTGCAAAATCAATTTATCAGGAAAATATATAAGATAAAGTTGGAACCTTTAATGTCCTACCTGTGCATGGTGAAGATCCGGTTCGATATGTTTCCGAAATAACGGAAATATGCTATCGATTAAATTGTCCAATGAGCAAGAATCTCCGATATCGTATTGAACTTTAGAAAGTAGACTAAAATGAACCCCACCAACCTGAAATTCATACGAAATTTGTAATTAATATTTTACTTAATTAGTGCAAATTTTGACGATAATAATGAGATCAAAGAAATTACCACTGCAACACGAATATCTAGCAGCGATCGTAGTCTTGCATGGAGAGCATATGTACCATCAACTATAACCTGAAATAATAAAGAACATATGATGTATAACACTATAAATTAAaaataggaaaaattacaagttttgtcctttatctttataccacttttcaggcggtgtccttttaacgaatgttgacaggcggtgtcctttactaggttttttgttgcaagtttagtcctttacacccaacccagttaaaaaaccctgttaactgttgggtgtaaaggactaaacttgcaacaaaatacctaggtaaaggactaaacttgcaacaaaatacctagtaaaggacaccgcctgtcaacaattaacagggttttttaactgggttgggtgtaaaggactaaatttgcaacaaaaaacctagtaaaggacactgcctgtcaacattcgttaaaaaggacaccgcctgaaaagtggtataaagataaaggacaaaacttgtaatttttccttaaaAATAAAATGGAAAATTGGTATTATGCGTGCTTAGTTGCTCACCACACCAAAAGAAGTACTCTTGATTTCTTTAGTTCCAACGCGTCTTTTTTGTTGGAAGTCAAACACAGGTGTCGATATATCTTTGCCCCTTAACAAGTCCTACGCAAAGAAAAGAGTTTCAGTAATAAAAACGCCAAATAACTTCTTTCGGAACGTTCTAGAACATCTTTTTTAGGAAACCTGAAGATTCTGCACAAGAAGATCAAAATCGATTGAGTTCAAATCATTCCCTTCATCAGCACCGGTACCATAGTTTTCCATCGATATAACACTACAACCAATCACCGATGCCACCTTCTCTGCCAAACTGCACACATCATCGTTCAATCAACGTGCATATTTATATGCATTCCGATTACATTAACGATGAATTTTACTAATTAACATGAAGGGTGTTCTGCGAATCAGGTGGATCACAATTACCTTGTTTTACCGGATCCGCTTGGGCCACCGATGCCTACTGCGACAATACCTTCTTTTTTCGACCGAAGTTCTTGAATTGACTTTACCAACAAATAATAGCCACGGTCGAACGACTACAAAAGATCCAAACCACAAAGTAGTTACTAAAAAAGTTATCAAGTTTCCAACTCTATAAGATCACAAGTGTACAGATCATAACATTAAACACTGCAAATGTCCCACTTAACCACTATCTAAATCAGAAGTTATCGAAATAAATCGCATATCGATTTCCACTAGGTACGACTGATTTCCATCATATGCAGTCAACTACAATTTATACCAGATAAAAGCTATATAACCTTAAAAGCAACTACAATACATACAAAACTCAACTTTTTATGTCTAAAATGGCAATGATTAATTTGTATTTTGTAACATAAATATAACTCAATGTAATGCAAGTATCAAACTTATCCCAATTCCACGAAAGGTCACAttattattaactaattagggggGTCAAAACTAAACCCCTTTAAATCAAAACCTATAAATTTCTTTATCTGGAACATGAAACGATCATTTCAAGAAACGGTCAATCAGGCAATAAAATCGAGCACCAGCCTCTTAAATCAACCCAATTACCCCAATAATGTAGTGGGTCATGATCCAAACATAAAAAGATCAAAAACTTTCAGTGGGgaatttcatcgaacacttggcatgcacaaaaaaaacccccaaaaaaaaagAAACCCAAATCAACCAACCGCGTGAAGAGGGAGAGATTGGAGAATAGACGGCGACGATGAGGATGTGGAGGGTGTCTGTTGGTAGTAATCGCGGCCACCTTCTTGTAAAACTCGGTGAACTACATCGTCATCCATGGTGATCTTGTTGTGGGTTTTGTCTGTAATTTCTTGGGGTTGCCGGAAAGTAGACAGTTGAATTGAAGAagacgaagagagagagagagagagagagagagagagggaatcTGGTGAATAAGATTGTTTATTTTAGTAAAGGTTTTGTGTATACGCATAGACCATGTTTGAGTATGCTACAACTGCCTTTGGTTGATTTGGGATACTTTGATGATGACTGTAAATTGTTTTTGAGTTCAcgatttataaaaaaatatatatatggatatttgtttgttatatttttattttacgtTGAGAGGCGAAACTGTACTTTAGTAGGGATTTTCAACTTCTCTACTTTCGTTGTTAGAAGATGTTCGTGAACGTTTATTGTTATTGTTAACTGCGGTTATTAAAATAGAGATGTAATCTATGATGATGTTAAGAGTACAATAAACGACTGGTATGTAGCCAAATTTGGGTAAATCTAAGTTTGAGATGAGTGTCTGGGTAAGGATGTGGAGTGTGGAGGGACATTTTATGTAACTTAGGCAAACTTGAATTAGGGGTTGTATATGTGTTTCATTTTGTTCCAAAGATGAATACTTAGAGAGAGAGTTTGACCTAGATAAGAAAAGTGAGGGTTTGAGAGTTCTTTTTGTTAAGATTGAAGGTAGAGTGGGCAGTAACTCCCTAATGTCTCATTTCAAATGTTAAGGGGATTAAACATTTTGTTGGATAAGTCATTTATGTCCTATTTGGTTTTAGAGTGGTGATAATTTGGTAATCTTCGTTGGATCATAAGGTGTACAATTTTAAAAGTTGTTGAAGTTCGGGATTTTGATAATATGACACTAATAGCAAATCTCAGGTGAGTACGTAGTGTTTTTTCTAGCCAGATGATACATCTAAATCACATGTTAAAAATGACAACTTGTCATATATTTAGGAATACTAAAAAATTTCCAATTATACTACTTGGAGTTCAAATTCATGTAAGGCTGCTTTTACAAGCCTAGACTCATTGGTTATTAATAAAAAAGTATGTATTGTGTGCGTACATGGTATCCATGTTGAATGATAACAATGGGAATTAATAAATTCGAGTGTTAGTCTTTACTAAAGGATTGCACAATACTTTTGGATCATGTAACTAGCGAGGAGGGCGAACGCTAATAGGGCCAATCATTAACCACTACTAGTGGTATCTTCCCAATGTCGAGAAGCGATCATTCCAAGGGAACATAATGGCTCTACGTGGCGTTAAGTGTTGTTTGCATTTGTCTGCATCTGAGCAATATGATAAATCATAGTTTCCATGCATACTATGAGATTTTTGTAGTTAACTAAGTGTATAGGTTACTATTTAAACTTGTTATGTAAACGTCAAACTTCTTATATTAATTCAATTATTGAGTAAACAACAATGAACATTATCATGATTTCCTAAAAAGGTGGATGAAAATGATCAGTATTGGCTCACTGACGTCATTGTATGGTTACGATAAAACCAAATTTCTTGTCTTGTCCAGTTTTAGGTGATCAAACGACGAAAGCTAAGATTTAGAATCACCTGAGTGCGTCAAACGTTTCGAGTTAACATGTTGTATCATTAAACTCAACCACTACCCGTATATTTATCTTTGTTAGACTCATGAACCCTAACTCAAAACATTTATAAACATGTAACCCGAACATGAGTTATGTTCGTTTAATTAAACAAGTTAATCAGGTTGAGATGTTGTgtctttttttaatctttttttacaAACTATGGATATCATTGGGTTGTATATCAAAGTTTACTAGTGGGGAACCCGCGCGATGCCGCGGAGTCTTACAATAACCTTTAAAGAACAAATGTACCACATACAATGTTTTAAAAAGAACAAATGTTCACAAACCTGATCCATATAAAATTATAAACAGCTTGTTATTCTACAAACATCATATGAGAGAAATCATAGCTTATTTGCAGATAAAATTGCAGTAAAAAACACTTGCAAGCAAGTTCACAAACTAATTCACCAACAAAGCGGATCATTATCAGTTAAATCCTCATAAAAGAACACATGATTCTGATGGCTTTCAACCCACAAACTGATGCTTACGTCATCATtcatcaagttcacaacttgctCGCCTGATATTCCTTTATTGTATCCTCACATAACTATGTGTTAAAAGATCATCTCTATTAGATACACCTCCTTGTTTCTCCACTGATTCATTGTGCCTTTGCATAATTGTTTCAACTGGAATTCCGACGCGTAATAAAGACGCTTAGCCGTAGATCCTCTGAAATAAATGGTGCATACATGGCACGTGTTCCGATAGCCTT encodes:
- the LOC110922697 gene encoding uncharacterized protein LOC110922697 is translated as MDDDVVHRVLQEGGRDYYQQTPSTSSSSPSILQSLPLHASFDRGYYLLVKSIQELRSKKEGIVAVGIGGPSGSGKTSLAEKVASVIGCSVISMENYGTGADEGNDLNSIDFDLLVQNLQDLLRGKDISTPVFDFQQKRRVGTKEIKSTSFGVVIVDGTYALHARLRSLLDIRVAVVGGVHFSLLSKVQYDIGDSCSLDNLIDSIFPLFRKHIEPDLHHAQIRINNSFGASFRDSIYKLKCKTESESEQSAYSFPKKEAQIDNFIEMYLRPPSASEEARVNDWIKVRQSGIRYYLSLGDQRIVDKNFIIRPKAEFEVGRMTLGGLLALGYNVVVSYKRASKAIVYGDLSISLETIDTLSETYIVLRGRDRKMVEAEASRLGITGPWITKSYLEMILDSQGVPRLNTPPPMATRPSGINREPPIVAPKPLRIRPDLVNRDDDITQPWTRSPTKSKMDPVLAPWRFISSDGSVVDDPSSFRDTLQLAPMPDSFDLDRGLLLAVQATQALLEHKGLPVIVGIGGPSGSGKTSLARKMASIVGCEVISLESYYKSEQLKDFKYDDFRSFDLALLTKNIGDIRRGRKTKVPVFDLESGARSGFKELEVDEDCGVVIIEGVYALHPNIRKSLDLWVAVVGGVHSHLISRVQRDKTKAGCFMSQNEIMTTVFPMFQLHIEPHLVHAHLKIRNDFDPVLSPESSLFVLKSNTQVAYQDILKLLDPAKICSSAQNFIDIYLRLSGIPATGQLTESDCMRVRICEGRFALLIREPIKEGDFIIQPKVDFDISISTVSGLLNLGYQAVAYIEASAYIYQDGKLLIEVDHLNDVPGPYIQIKGANKEVVIAAGSTLELDGSYTTKSYLEIVLEKLPASERDSNGIHAQQAARLQELVDNIQSQGSSTSSESSPSREVGSPVEGVIEDMQSRIKRLERWQAINTVLWTFLMSAFVGYSLYQRKHQ